A single Pyxicephalus adspersus chromosome 8, UCB_Pads_2.0, whole genome shotgun sequence DNA region contains:
- the KBTBD8 gene encoding kelch repeat and BTB domain-containing protein 8, with translation MAAQGEVAKFLQTQNGISSLTPVNSAVDPYHACIILQQLKSMYDEGKLTDIVVQVDHGKHFACHRNVLAAISPYFRSMFTSGLTESTKKEVRIVGIEEESMQIVLNYAYTSRVQLTEANVQALFTAASIFQIFPLQDQCAQFMVSRLDPQNCIGVFIFADHYVHSELKAKCQEYIRKKFLQVAKEQEFLLLTKDQLISILDSDDLDVDKEEHVYDSIISWFEHDEAEREQYLPEIFSECIRMPLLEKPFLENIPPIFAQAMPKNYQKGKPGANYCNRRLGMTASEMIILFEAASKHSGKKQTVPCLDIHTGRVYKLCKPPGDLREVGFVVTPDNELYIAGGFKPSNNDVCIDHKAESDFWLYDHSNNKWLAKAPLLKARIGCKLVHCSGRLYAIGGRVYEGDGRNSLKSVECYDARDNCWTAACLMPVAMEFHSAVAHKDKIYVLEGDIFLCFDPLRDYWCFLTPMNTPRIQGMAAVYNNSIYYVAGIRGNQRVHNVEVYNIETNRWSRRNDLPCDQSTNPYIKLLVLKGKLHLFVRSTQVSVDELVFRTCRVNTLYKYDEVTDNWKKIYETPERLWDLGRHFECAVAKLYPQCLQKVL, from the exons AAGTAGCCAAATTTTTACAAACACAGAATGGAATTTCTTCACTCACTCCAGTCAACAGTGCTGTGGACCCCTACCACGCCTGCATCATCCTCCAACAGCTTAAATCGATGTACGATGAAGGAAAGCTGACGGATATCGTCGTACAGGTTGATCATGGAAAACATTTTGCTTGCCACAGAAACGTTCTTGCAGCAATCAGTCCATACTTCag ATCTATGTTCACTAGTGGCCTTACAGAGAGCACAAAGAAAGAAGTCCGAATAGTGGGCATTGAAGAGGAGTCCATGCAAATTGTGCTGAACTATGCCTATACATCTCGAGTTCAGCTGACTGAGGCCAATGTCCAAGCTCTTTTCACTGCAGCTAGCATCTTCCAGATATTTCCACTCCAGGACCAGTGTGCCCAGTTCATGGTGAGCCGCCTGGACCCACAAAACTGTATAGGTGTATTTATATTTGCAGATCATTATGTTCACTCAGAACTGAAAGCCAAGTGTCAAGAATACATTCGTAAAAAGTTTTTGCAAGTCGCCAAAGAGCAGGAGTTTCTGCTACTGACTAAGGACCAGCTCATAAGTATCCTCGACAGTGACGACTTGGATGTGGATAAGGAGGAGCATGTCTACGATAGCATCATCTCTTGGTTTGAACATGAtgaggctgagagagagcaatATCTCCCAGAGATCTTTTCCGAATGCATCCGTATGCCTCTTTTGGAAAAACCATTCCTGGAGAACATCCCTCCCATCTTTGCACAGGCAATGCCTAAAAACTACCAAAAGGGAAAGCCCGGTGCCAATTACTGTAATCGCCGTCTTGGCATGACGGCTTCAGAAATGATCATCCTCTTTGAAGCTGCCAGTAAACACTCAGGGAAGAAGCAAACTGTGCCTTGTCTGGACATTCACACCGGAAGAGTCTATAAACTATGCAAACCACCAGGAGATCTACGTGAGGTTGGATTTGTTGTAACACCGGATAACGAACTTTACATTGCCGGGGGGTTTAAACCTAGCAATAATGATGTCTGTATAGACCACAAAGCAGAAAGTGACTTCTGGTTGTACGACCATTCAAACAATAAATGGTTGGCTAAAGCCCCCTTGCTCAAAGCACGTATAGGCTGCAAATTGGTTCACTGCTCTGGTAGGCTGTATGCAATTGGGGGACGAGTTTACGAAGGGGATGGCCGCAACTCTCTTAAATCCGTCGAGTGCTATGACGCAAGAGACAATTGTTGGACTGCTGCATGTTTAATGCCAGTTGCGATGGAGTTTCATAGCGCTGTAGCACATAAAGACAAGATATATGTTCTAGAAG GAGATATATTTCTATGCTTTGATCCTCTTAGAGATTATTGGTGTTTCTTGACTCCTATGAACACTCCCAGAATTCAAGGAATGGCAGCTGTGTACAATAATAGCATCTACTATGTAGCTGGAATCCGAGGCAACCAACGGGTGCACAACGTCGAGGTTTACAATATTGAGACAAACCGGTGGAGCCGAAGGAACGATCTTCCATGTGATCAGTCTACTAACCCTTACATAAAACTTTTGGTCCTAAAGGGTAAACTCCACTTATTTGTACGCTCAACCCAAGTCAGCGTGGATGAATTAGTTTTCCGAACCTGCAGAGTAAATACTCTTTACAAGTACGACGAAGTGACTGACAACTGGAAAAAAATCTACGAAACACCGGAGAGGCTATGGGACTTGGGCCGCCACTTTGAATGTGCAGTTGCTAAACTTTATCCCCAGTGTCTTCAAAAAGTTCTCTAG